The Clostridium sp. DL-VIII DNA window ATTATCCAAACAATAACTGTTTTATTTTTAAAATATCCATACTTTTTCTTAAAAACTTATTTATAAAGCAGCATATATTATGAGCTAATATTTTTGTTTCAAGTCTTGCTAATAATCCTAATCTTGATTTAGCAAGTACCTTAGGTACATTTAATTGCTCTGATAATTGAGAGTTAACTGTTTCGATTAGTCTTCGTTTTTTGAATATTTGCTGCCTTAATTTTTTTGGTAGCTGTATTTTACTATTGTTTCTTTTTAAAGATACAAGGTTTATGCTACGCTCTGAGTATAATTCAGTATGAATACTGTTACCAATATATCCTTTATCACCAAGTATAGTTAGATATTTTGCATTATCAGTTAATTCCCATAGTGCTTCTCTATCATCAATACTTGCAGATGTTAATATGAAGTCTGTTATATAACCATCAAATGTGATTAAAGAGTGTAGCTTAAATCCATAAAAAGTTTCCTTTTTGGAAGCACACTTACCGTAGGCGGCGTAGCCCGTGAATGTTTTGTGAAATCTTGCTCTGCCAAATTTACAAGCATAAACTGGCATACTATCTACAATTCTAAAACAATCATATTGCAAACTAATAAATTTTGTAAGACTATGCCTTATTAATTCTATTGTTCTATATAATGCCCTTCGGGTTCGATTAAATCTAGTTCGACTACAAAAACTTGGGAATAGTTCTTTTAAATTTCTTTTACAATATCCAAGCCAAACTTTTTCTGAATCAATAGACATAAGTTCACCCGAAAGCGAGAGTGTTATTATTTCACTATCATTCATTATTGAATTTTTACTGTTTTTACGGTTTTTAATGTATGCTGGAGTTACTTCTTGGTAGATGTC harbors:
- a CDS encoding IS982 family transposase, with amino-acid sequence MLELYKTDSITTIEDLKDFITVIFVIVDDIYQEVTPAYIKNRKNSKNSIMNDSEIITLSLSGELMSIDSEKVWLGYCKRNLKELFPSFCSRTRFNRTRRALYRTIELIRHSLTKFISLQYDCFRIVDSMPVYACKFGRARFHKTFTGYAAYGKCASKKETFYGFKLHSLITFDGYITDFILTSASIDDREALWELTDNAKYLTILGDKGYIGNSIHTELYSERSINLVSLKRNNSKIQLPKKLRQQIFKKRRLIETVNSQLSEQLNVPKVLAKSRLGLLARLETKILAHNICCFINKFLRKSMDILKIKQLLFG